The Gemmatimonadota bacterium DH-78 region GAGCTCACCTTCCGGCCCGTGCCCGGGATCTCGGTGTCGGGCGACTACGAGCTGAACAGCGTGCAGCTGCCCCGGGGAGATTTCGACACCAACCTGTTTCGGGTGAACGGGGGGTGGGACGTGAGCCCCTGGGCGAGCATGTCGACCTCGGTCCAGTACGACGACCAGTCGGAGATCATGGGTCTCTTCGCCCTCGGCCGCTGGATCGTGAAGCCCGGAAACGAGCTGTTCGTGGTGTACACCCACAACTGGCAGCGCACCGTGGGGGACCCGCTCGGCGATCCCCGGGGCGAGAGCTTCACCACCCTGACGAAGGGCGGCAGCGTGAAGGTGACCTACACGCTGCGGTGGTGAGGGGGCGCCTCTACCATCCCCTCGGGAGCACCGGCCCGATCGAGTCGACGGTGAGCAGGCGAATCTGGAGCTGGGAGTACTCCCAGCCCTCTTCGAGCAGCATCACGATGCTGTCGTCGCCGTCTTCGATCACGGCGAGCGGGGTGCGCCAGACGTACCCTTTTCCCGCGGTGTCGCACTCGCCCTCGCTCCGCTCGGGCTGCTGGGGCCGGTCGTAGTCGGAGTCTCGGATCCAGCCATCGATCCTCAGCATCGAGCAGCTCCGCGGATCCGCCGGCCAGGTCGCACGGTAGCGGATCCAGCTCACGCCGCCGGGCCCGGACACCCGGTGGGCGGCGACCACGGCGGCGGGGGCGACCCGGAGGTTGATCGAGTCGATCTCGGCGGCCCCGGGCCCGAGCGGCTCGATGGGCGGGGTGGATACCCAGGGGGGGACGACGGCGCCCACGGTGCGGGTGCCCGTGATGAAGGCGAGGTCGTGGGAGGGGTAGTCCGAAAGCACTCCCCAGCCGAACCAGTAGGGGTCTTCGAGTTCGACGAGCGCGCCGGAGAGGATCGTGCGATCCGCCTCCCCGGGAGCGACCAGGCGCCACGGCGTGCCCTCGTACGACCAGTTCTCCGTGGGGTTGTGCCGGACCCTGAGACGCGAGTCCATCAGGTCTCGGTATGATTCGACTCCGAGCCGCACCCACCCGGAGTCGGTGCGCGCGATCTCGGGCCGGATGATCCCCCAGTTGTTGACCATGCCGAGCACCATCGTGGAGTCGGACAGCGGAGGCGCCTGGGCGGGCAGGGCGGATGCGATCGCCAGAAGGGCGGTGCCGAAGCCGGCGAAGAGCGAAGCATTCATTCTACGAATGTGGCGCCCCTGGGGCGAAGGGCGCCAGAGTGAACCCCTCGCCCTCCGGGGCCCGTTGCGCCAGGTTGGAGTCCCAACCCCCCATCTGCTCAGAGGTGCATGCGCATGTCGGATCTTCAGGCGTTGCTGAACCAGCTCGGTGGCTCCAACCTCTCGGACCTCACGCGGGCGCTCGGCGGCGTCGACGAGTCGCAGGCGCGGTCGGCACTCGCCATGGGACTGCCCGCCATCCTCGCGGCGCTGCAGCGCAACGCAGCCAGCCCCGAGGGTGCGCAGGCGCTCGATCGAGCGCTGGAGCGGGATCACGACGGATCGGTGCTCGACAACCTTGGCGCCGTTTTCTCCGGCGCTCGCAGCGCCGACGGCGAGGGCATTCTGCGTCACGCGCTGGGCGATCGGCGGGGTGCGGTGGAGCAGGCGGTGAGCAGGCAGAGCGGGCTCGATGCGTCGCAGGTGTCGAAGCTGCTCGCGATGGTCGCACCCCTCGTGATGGGGCAGCTCGGCCGGCAGCGCCGGAGCGGAGGGCTCGATGCGGGTGGGCTCGGCGATCTGCTTCAGCGCGAGACGCAGGCGGTCACCCGCGACGCCCCGGCGCTCGGCGGACTCGCGGGTCTTCTGGATCGCGACGGCGACGGCAGCATCGCCGACGAGCTCGGCGGGATCGCCAAGGGCATCCTCGGCGGGATGATGAAACGCAACCGCTGACGGGTTCGGTCAGCTGCCGGGGAAGCTCAGCGCGGCCCACACCGGACCGAAGGTCGGTGCGCCGTCGGGCTCGAGCGGAGTGAGGCCGTCGACCACCGTCACCCCGTGATGCGGGGTGAACACGGCCCCGGCGTTGCGGGGTGGGGCGCGGGTGGTGAGCATGCGCGCGCCCGCCCAGGGGGCCGCGTTTTCGTCGACCGATACGGGCCCCCCGAAGTCGTCCAGCCCGATCCGCGTCCAGGCGGCGATGGCGCCCGAGGGCGACACCACCTCGTCGTCTTCGGAGATGAAGCCACCGATGCGTTCGGCGGGGGTGGCCCACGAGCCGTCGAGCCAGGGCACGGGTGTGGCGCTC contains the following coding sequences:
- a CDS encoding DUF937 domain-containing protein produces the protein MSDLQALLNQLGGSNLSDLTRALGGVDESQARSALAMGLPAILAALQRNAASPEGAQALDRALERDHDGSVLDNLGAVFSGARSADGEGILRHALGDRRGAVEQAVSRQSGLDASQVSKLLAMVAPLVMGQLGRQRRSGGLDAGGLGDLLQRETQAVTRDAPALGGLAGLLDRDGDGSIADELGGIAKGILGGMMKRNR